One part of the Lotus japonicus ecotype B-129 chromosome 2, LjGifu_v1.2 genome encodes these proteins:
- the LOC130737057 gene encoding uncharacterized protein LOC130737057, whose product MDTDASTLHVVYEMWDSMIENVKKVIYKYERKTESEVSTFYEVVHSILVDRWTKSSTPLHCLAHSLNPRYYSHEWLSEDASRVRPHQDVEITRERMKCFRKYFVDVDVRRRVNVEFASFSDGREGFDDIDSLGDRGRIDAKSWWLTHGAHAPLLQQVALKLLGQPCSSSCSERNWSTYSFIHSLKRNKMTPERAKDLVFVHSNLRLISRSSPQYHEGETKMWDIAGDAFESLDEGGCGILEVANLSLDEPELEAIFFNDDGGQEGGASH is encoded by the exons ATGGATACGGATGCTTCAACTCTCCATGTAGTATATGAAATGTGGGATTCAATGATTGAAAACGTAAAGAAAGTCATATACAAGTATGAAAGAAAGACGGAGTCGGAGGTATCAACCTTTTATGAGGTAGTGCACTCCATATTAGTTGATCGTTGGACTAAGAGTAGCACACCTCTCCATTGTTTAGCTCACTCTTTGAACCCAAG ATATTATAGTCATGAATGGCTAAGTGAAGATGCTAGTAGAGTTCGTCCACATCAAGATGTGGAAATTACTCGTGAAAGGATGAAGTGCTTCAGAAAGTACTTTGTTGATGTGGATGTGAGGAGACGTGTGAATGTAGAGTTTGCAAGTTTCTCAGATGGAAGAGAAGGATTTGATGACATTGACTCTTTAGGAGATAGGGGACGGATTGATGCTAAATCTTGGTGGCTTACTCATGGTGCTCATGCTCCACTATTACAACAAGTTGCTCTTAAGTTACTTGGGCAGCCATGTTCATCTTCATGTAGTGAAAGAAATTGGAGCACATACTCTTTCATTCATTCTTTGAAGAGAAATAAGATGACACCCGAAAGAGCTAAAGATTTAGTATTTGTTCATAGCAATCTCCGGCTTATTTCAAGAAGTTCTCCACAATACCATGAAGGGGAAACCAAGATGTGGGATATAGCGGGAGATGCGTTTGAATCACTTGATGAGGGTGGATGTGGAATACTTGAAGTTGCTAATTTATCACTTGATGAACCGGAGCTAGAGGCTATATTTTTCAATGATGATGGTGGTCAAGAAGGAGGAGCAAGCCACTAG
- the LOC130739750 gene encoding uncharacterized protein LOC130739750, protein MLRVLRSSAPRFLTKARRRTISPFAPPPPPRFSSARYIDDTAAPFQKIQIPRDMKTSTFDGYLVGEHDAPGIVLLQDWFGVDYHVKNHALRISQLGRGFKVLIPDMYGGNYGQQLFYGIDWDEALMKLDSSTTWLQNNGSKKVGVTGFGMGGALAIAGSIRFPPSFDAIVSFHGAPPRQDDPSYASAPVQAHFGELDDFVGFSDVKTAKELEENFKESEYPYEVHIYPGKGHAFMDSMILPDEDDAEVQLAWSRFKEWMTRYLYSDHDCC, encoded by the exons ATGTTGAGGGTTCTCAGATCTTCCGCTCCCAGATTCTTGACTAAAGCCCGTCGTCGTACCATTTCACCCtttgctcctcctcctcctcctcgtttCTCCTCGGCTCGTTACATCGATGATACTGCTGCTCCCTTCCAGAAAATCCAGATTCCAAGGGATATGAAAACAAGT ACATTTGATGGATATCTTGTTGGTGAGCACGACGCTCCTGGAATTGTTCTGCTTCAGGACTGGTTTGGTGTGGATTATCATGTCAAAAATCATGCTTTGAGGATTTCTCAGCTTGGCCGTGGATTTAAAGTTCTTATTCCAGA TATGTACGGAGGAAACTACGGACAGCAACTGTTTTATGGAATTGATTGGGATGAAGCTCTGATGAAACTTGATTCTTCAACTACATGGCTTCAAAACAATGGTTCAAAAAAG GTTGGTGTAACTGGCTTTGGTATGGGGGGTGCTCTCGCTATTGCCGGCTCTATCCGGTTTCCACCATCTTTTGATGCTATTGTATCTTTTCATGGCGCTCCTCCTCGGCAGGATGACCCTAGCTACGCCAGTGCTCCTGTTCAGGCTCACTTTGGGGAGCTCGACGATTTTGTTGGATTTTCGGATGTTAAG ACTGCGAAGGAATTGGAGGAAAATTTTAAGGAATCTGAATATCCATATGAGGTACACATATATCCTGGCAAGGGACACGCATTTATGGACAGCATGATATTGCCCGATGAAGATGATGCTGAAGTTCAGCTCGCCTGGTCTCGCTTCAAGGAATGGATGACACGTTACTTGTATAGTGACCATGATTGCTGTTAA